From the Lathyrus oleraceus cultivar Zhongwan6 chromosome 4, CAAS_Psat_ZW6_1.0, whole genome shotgun sequence genome, one window contains:
- the LOC127074259 gene encoding uncharacterized protein LOC127074259 isoform X2, whose amino-acid sequence MEVKKKNNEVSEEAKEKISERLSSFENLWFPRAQQSTATLPSQRKSIFLDLLSRDTALFLERYGSNLTCSELTEFDAMKHDYEINWHVTRLRSLLSPTSEELRKRSVRAKNRRRAYLDRLMIGGQYFSEEAMRDREPYLHHEYVGKFQDRVGRAMARPGERWSDTLLRRCEEAAIVAKIRGEQQRIGVPQRDWIGNEGFQEEEEEEEEEEEEEEEEEEEEEEEDVEEKETVERRLPQPNVTDNATSNPARERQDPTLSSEELEDRMNQFTYIMQQKFLVGEDHEHVDYSKIDNDETLDDHWQREASVDAEERYFADA is encoded by the exons ATGGAGGTAAAGAAGAAGAACAATGAGGTGAGTGAAGAAGCAAAAGAGAAAATCTCAGAGAGACTATCATCTTTTGAAAACCTCTGGTTCCCACGCGCTCAACAATCCACCGCCACTCTCCCATCCCAACGCAAATCCATCTTCCTCGACCTTCTCTCTCGAGACACCGCCCTATTCCTAGAACGCTACGGTTCCAACCTCACCTGCAGCGAGTTAACCGAGTTCGATGCAATGAAACACGATTACGAAATCAACTGGCACGTGACGCGGTTACGGAGTTTGTTGAGTCCTACATCGGAGGAATTGCGGAAGAGGTCGGTTAGGGCGAAGAACAGGCGGCGGGCTTATTTGGATAGATTGATGATCGGAGGTCAGTATTTCTCTGAAGAAGCTATGAGGGATAGGGAGCCTTATCTTCATCATGAATATGTTGGCAAGTTTCAGGATCGAGTTGGAAGAGCTATGGCTAGACCTGGTGAGAGATGGTCTGATACGCTTTTGAGAAGGTGTGAGGAAGCTGCTATTGTTGCTAAGATTAGAGGGGAACAGCAGAGGATTGGTGTGCCTCAGAGGGATTGGATTGGTAATGAAGGGTttcaagaagaagaagaggaagaagaagaagaagaagaagaagaggaggaggaagaagaggaagaggaagaagaagatgtTGAAGAAAAAGAGACTGTGGAG AGACGCTTGCCCCAGCCCAATGTAACTGATAATGCCACATCTAATCCAGCTAGAGAAAGGCAGGATCCAACCTTATCATCAGAAGAGCTGGAGGACCGGATGAATCAGTTCACATACATTATGCAGCAGAAGTTTCTAGTAGGAGAAGATCATGAACATGTAGATTACTCTAAAATAGATAAtgatgaaacccttgatgatCATTGGCAGAGGGAAGCCAGTGTTGATGCAGAAGAGAGATACTTTGCTGACGCTTAA
- the LOC127074259 gene encoding uncharacterized protein LOC127074259 isoform X1, translating to MEVKKKNNEVSEEAKEKISERLSSFENLWFPRAQQSTATLPSQRKSIFLDLLSRDTALFLERYGSNLTCSELTEFDAMKHDYEINWHVTRLRSLLSPTSEELRKRSVRAKNRRRAYLDRLMIGGQYFSEEAMRDREPYLHHEYVGKFQDRVGRAMARPGERWSDTLLRRCEEAAIVAKIRGEQQRIGVPQRDWIGNEGFQEEEEEEEEEEEEEEEEEEEEEEEDVEEKETVEQRRLPQPNVTDNATSNPARERQDPTLSSEELEDRMNQFTYIMQQKFLVGEDHEHVDYSKIDNDETLDDHWQREASVDAEERYFADA from the exons ATGGAGGTAAAGAAGAAGAACAATGAGGTGAGTGAAGAAGCAAAAGAGAAAATCTCAGAGAGACTATCATCTTTTGAAAACCTCTGGTTCCCACGCGCTCAACAATCCACCGCCACTCTCCCATCCCAACGCAAATCCATCTTCCTCGACCTTCTCTCTCGAGACACCGCCCTATTCCTAGAACGCTACGGTTCCAACCTCACCTGCAGCGAGTTAACCGAGTTCGATGCAATGAAACACGATTACGAAATCAACTGGCACGTGACGCGGTTACGGAGTTTGTTGAGTCCTACATCGGAGGAATTGCGGAAGAGGTCGGTTAGGGCGAAGAACAGGCGGCGGGCTTATTTGGATAGATTGATGATCGGAGGTCAGTATTTCTCTGAAGAAGCTATGAGGGATAGGGAGCCTTATCTTCATCATGAATATGTTGGCAAGTTTCAGGATCGAGTTGGAAGAGCTATGGCTAGACCTGGTGAGAGATGGTCTGATACGCTTTTGAGAAGGTGTGAGGAAGCTGCTATTGTTGCTAAGATTAGAGGGGAACAGCAGAGGATTGGTGTGCCTCAGAGGGATTGGATTGGTAATGAAGGGTttcaagaagaagaagaggaagaagaagaagaagaagaagaagaggaggaggaagaagaggaagaggaagaagaagatgtTGAAGAAAAAGAGACTGTGGAG CAGAGACGCTTGCCCCAGCCCAATGTAACTGATAATGCCACATCTAATCCAGCTAGAGAAAGGCAGGATCCAACCTTATCATCAGAAGAGCTGGAGGACCGGATGAATCAGTTCACATACATTATGCAGCAGAAGTTTCTAGTAGGAGAAGATCATGAACATGTAGATTACTCTAAAATAGATAAtgatgaaacccttgatgatCATTGGCAGAGGGAAGCCAGTGTTGATGCAGAAGAGAGATACTTTGCTGACGCTTAA